One Vigna unguiculata cultivar IT97K-499-35 chromosome 7, ASM411807v1, whole genome shotgun sequence genomic region harbors:
- the LOC114191031 gene encoding transcription factor UNE12-like encodes MANHPSEPPTDDFLEQILGLPTFASADPADASPMMLQLNSGDAAFHAPPYQLGLSLDQGKGGFLSPEDASGSGNRFRDDVVDTRPKNVFHGQPMPTTVPTAPHPPAVRPRVRARRGQATDPHSIAERLRRERIAERIRALQELVPSVNKTDRAAMLDEIVDYVKFLRLQVKVLSMSRLGGAGAVAPLVTDIPLSSVEEEGSEGRNQPAWEKWSNDGTERQVAKLMEENVGAAMQFLQSKALCIMPISLASAIYPSQPSDPSSVVKPETNPPS; translated from the exons ATGGCCAATCACCCTTCCGAACCTCCCACCGATGACTTCCTCGAGCAAATCCTCGGCCTCCCCACCTTCGCCTCCGCCGACCCCGCCGACGCTTCTCCGATGATGCTTCAGCTCAACTCCGGCGACGCCGCCTTCCACGCGCCGCCATACCAGCTGGGCCTCAGCTTGGACCAAGGTAAGGGAGGCTTCCTCTCGCCCGAAGATGCTTCTGGAAGCGGCAACCGCTTCCGCGACGACGTCGTTGATACCAGGCCTAAGAAC GTTTTTCATGGGCAACCCATGCCAACTACTGTTCCGACTGCCCCACATCCACCAGCAGTGCGACCTAGAGTGCGCGCTAGAAGAGGACAGGCTACAGATCCACACAGTATAGCTGAAAGG TTGCGCAGAGAGAGAATAGCTGAAAGAATCAGGGCTTTGCAAGAACTGGTTCCTAGTGTCAACAAG ACAGATAGAGCTGCAATGCTGGACGAAATTGTGGATTATGTCAAGTTCTTAAGGCTTCAAGTAAAG GTTTTGAGCATGAGTAGATTGGGTGGAGCTGGTGCTGTGGCACCACTAGTAACTGATATCCCATTATCATCAGTCGAG GAAGAAGGCAGTGAAGGAAGAAACCAGCCTGCTTGGGAGAAGTGGTCAAATGATGGCACAGAAAGACAGGTAGCTAAGCTTATGGAAGAAAATGTTGGGGCTGCCATGCAGTTTCTTCAATCAAAAGCACTCTGCATCATGCCTATCTCACTGGCATCAGCAATATACCCGTCACAACCATCTGACCCTTCTAGTGTAGTTAAACCTGAAACTAATCCTCCTTCATAG
- the LOC114191260 gene encoding uncharacterized protein LOC114191260, which yields MCPAENRLAFSVYMLTGEAEHWWISTKSILEERDEPVTWETFRERFLSEYFPDSIRKFENGLRGDIRLMVAPLSIKDFAALVEKAKVMERMKREVEGQRPQQSQLPQRMGGPSGSKPRHEEQRRSYDRPHHQPQGFRSFSPQQGRVQCYICGGPHLRSVWPRMEGYRRCNNCGKEGHFGKDCPNLARAATRPLVQTPHQHQRRDKGNRPKATSRVYAMTGAEAAGSGNLLMGRCMIAGESLCVLFDSGVTHSFVSFACVERLSLPMREL from the exons ATGTGCCCTGCGGAAAACAGGTTGGCGTTCTCGGTTTATATGCTCACGGGAGAGGCAGAGCATTGGTGGATCAGCACCAAATCCatcctggaggagagggatgagccaGTGACATGGGAGACTTTCAGAGAGAGATTCCTCTCAGAGTACTTCCCAGACAGCATCCG GAAATTCGAGAATGGGCTTCGTGGTGACATCCGTTTGATGGTGGctcccttgtccatcaaggattttgccgcTCTAGTAGAGAAGGCCAAGGTGATGGAGAGGATGAAGCGTGAGGTAGAAGGTCAGCGCCCACAACAGTCACAGCTGCCTCAGAGGAtgggtggaccatctgggtccaagcccaGACATGAGGAGCAGAGGAGATCGTATGATAGACCCCACCATCAGCCTCAGGGGTTTAGGAGTTTTTCTCCACAGCAAGGTCGAGTTCAGTGCTACATATGTGGGGGCCCTCATTTGAGGAGTGTCTGGCCGCGTATGGAGGGTTATCGccggtgcaacaactgtggcaaggaaggtcACTTTGGGAAGGACTGTCCCAACCTTGCCAGGGCAGCAACACGCCCTCTAGTTCAGACTCCCCATCAGCATCAGAGGAGGGACAAAGGCAACAGGCCCAAGGCGACAAGCAGGGTATATGCTATGACCGGGGCAGAGGCTGCAGGCTCAGGTAATCTTCTTATGGGTCGATGCATGATAGCGGGTGAATCTTTGTGTGTACTGTTTGATTCTGGAGTGAcacactcatttgtgtcatTTGCTTGTGTGGAGCGTTTGAGTCTGCCGATGCGCGAGCTATAG
- the LOC114190164 gene encoding protein OSB1, mitochondrial-like: MALEQAVSSSTTSRNVLVFPKTLLSKPHFGVASSPSWRTQRWKGLGSLKCSMTTTSYPKPSEIPWQKELCNSVNLIGIVSVPVEIKHLPSGKVVAWTCLSVKKSATQTSLINLTFWDDLALVASQHLQKGHQVHVSGRLITDTVESEEGKTNTYYKVVAQQLNFIERNLSKVPLADIESDGNGRKVSSGTGSVVELWQAFFANPGEWWDNRMTKRNPKAPDFKHKDTGEALWIEGRYTPQWVSSQLEILDARMGSNAGHSARMPVNMVAADEIFSF, encoded by the exons ATGGCGTTAGAGCAAGCAGTATCATCGTCTACAACCTCGAGAAACGTGCTCGTCTTCCCCAAAACCCTCCTTTCGAAACCCCACTTCGGAGTTGCTTCTTCTCCCTCGTGGAGAACGCAACGCTGGAAAGGGTTGGGGAGCTTGAAGTGCTCCATGACAACGACGTCGTACCCTAAGCCCTCCGAGATTCCGTGGCAGAAGGAGCTCTGCAACTCCGTCAACCTCATCGGCATCGTCTCCGTCCCCGTCGAAATCAAGCATCTCCCATCCGGCAAAGTAGTCGCCTGGACCTGCCTCTCTGTCAAGAAAAGCGCCACCCAAACTTCGTTGATAAACCTCACTTTCTGGGACGACCTCGCGCTTGTCGCTTCCCAGCATCTTCAGAAAGGTCACCAAGTTCACGTTTCCGGTCGCCTCATAACCGACACCGTAGAAAGCGAGGAAGGCAAAACCAACACCTACTACAAG GTTGTTGCTCAACAGCTGAACTTTATTGAAAGGAATCTCTCAAAGGTGCCATTGGCCGATATAGAGTCTGATGGAAATG GTAGGAAAGTAAGCAGTGGTACTGGTTCTGTGGTGGAATTATGGCAGGCGTTCTTTGCTAACCCAGGAGAGTGGTGGGACAATAGGATGACAAAG AGGAACCCAAAAGCCCCTGATTTCAAACACAAAGATACAGGGGAAGCTCTATGGATCGAAGGCAGATACACTCCACAATGGGTGAGCTCCCAATTGGAAATACTGGACGCAAGAATGGGGTCTAATGCTGGTCACAGCGCTAGGATGCCTGTAAATATGGTGGCTGCAGATGAAATCTTTTCGTTCTAA